A genomic segment from Aegilops tauschii subsp. strangulata cultivar AL8/78 chromosome 1, Aet v6.0, whole genome shotgun sequence encodes:
- the LOC109785677 gene encoding fatty-acid-binding protein 3, chloroplastic — protein MMVASVVPSPLAGPALARPGRTRLLPPCDLPAGSSLQSASGCRIARGGARRPQHISFAAGGGAEGDAFVVEGATNVKFSRELTVPGHKEPLIILGTGYRDKFFVKVYAAAFYVDISIGLDTEQWRKKVGLETFDASSGFDSIFKAPVVKSLNITLVRDVDGKTFVKALDGVIARRIQKRTDEEESSLSAFRNSFLGRNLKKGTTIYLTWLEPSRMLVSVSTDQGPSQVDVEVKSATVNYALYDGFFGSSPVSPTLRSSTAQLLEAILTK, from the exons ATGATGGTCGCTTCCGTCGTGCCCTCTCCGCTGGCTGGTCCTGCACTCGCGAGGCCTGGCCGCACGCGTCTCCTTCCGCCCTGCGACCTGCCGGCCGGCTCCTCTTTGCAATCGGCCAGCGGCTGCCGCATCGCCCGCGGCGGCGCACGGCGCCCGCAGCACATCTCGTTCGCAGCCGGAGGAGGCGCAG AGGGTGACGCTTTTGTCGTAGAAGGCGCGACGAATGTGAAGTTCTCCAGGGAGCTAACTGTTCCGGGCCACAAAGAGCCTCTGATCATCCTCGGCACAG GTTACAGAGACAAGTTCTTCGTCAAGGTATACGCCGCAGCGTTCTATGTGGATATCTCCATCGGACTCGATACCGAGCAATGGAGAAAAAAGGTTGGCCTCGAGACTTTTGATGCTTCCTCTGGTTTTGACTCCATTTTTAAAG CACCGGTTGTGAAATCTCTGAATATAACTCTAGTTAGAGACGTTGATGGCAAGACCTTTGTGAAGGCTTTGGATGGCGTTATAGCTCGCCGGATTCAGAAACGGACCGATGAGGAAGAATCTTCACTGTCGGCTTTCCGGAACAGCTTTCTAGGGCGCAATCTCAAAAAGGGAACAACCATCTATTTAACTTGGTTGGAACCCTCAAGAATGCTG GTCTCGGTTTCGACCGACCAAGGTCCATCCCAAGTCGACGTTGAGGTCAAATCAGCTACTGTCAATTATGCTCTATATGATGGCTTCTTCGGCAGCTCTCCCGTATCCCCCACTTTGAGATCTTCCACTGCTCAGCTGCTAGAAGCTATCCTTACAAAGTGA
- the LOC141026979 gene encoding putative F-box protein At3g52320 has translation MAPAMLMCVVVCVLVYGLMCVTAWWRLVCGCDEVALALSKKRKKGHEQKPVADLPDDVLIVILSRVRYRSLCRFKCVSKQWLALCSELDVLHRRSPRTLSGLYYFADDRDGLSFHHLTMGVPPVVDPNLSFLRGSYQRITAEECCGSLLLCACWKPYSQRDEYDYVVCNPATEKWTVLPPMEFPDEADGHRLIRAELYLALDAVNPSSFVVVETVTNYIHQIRELAVYSSETGRWTSMKSEWGPRTIVPGYADFIYLNGTVHFGTLNSSIVTLHIEGRIWKEIEMPHMACSIGQSLGCLHAWHLNNSPDCQLSVWVLEDYDRGNWTLKHTVNVLGLFGRHCRKDETYEMMAIHPKYNLIFLTDEEITISYDMDNQKVHVISTSKEHECCVPYIPCFAKWLSVGR, from the exons TGTGCGTGCTCGTGTACGGCCTCATGTGTGTGACAGCGTGGTGGCGGCTTGTGTGTGGCTGTGATGAGGTTGCGCTAGCACTATCG aagaaaaggaagaaggggCACGAGCAGAAGCCCGTGGCGGACCTCCCTGACGACGTCCTCATCGTGATCCTGTCGCGGGTGCGCTACAGGTCACTCTGCCGCTTTAAGTGCGTGTCCAAGCAGTGGCTCGCCCTTTGCTCCGAACTTGACGTGTTGCACCGGAGGTCACCGCGGACCCTGTCCGGCCTCTACTACTTCGCCGACGACCGGGACGGCCTCAGCTTCCACCATTTAACCATGGGTGTTCCCCCTGTGGTCGATCCCAATCTCTCTTTCTTGCGTGGGAGCTACCAACGTATCACTGCCGAAGAATGTTGCGGTAGCCTTCTCCTTTGTGCATGTTGGAAACCATACTCTCAACGAGACGAATATGATTATGTCGTGTGCAATCCTGCGACCGAGAAGTGGACTGTGCTGCCTCCTATGGAATTCCCGGACGAAGCGGATGGTCACCGTTTAATCCGAGCCGAGCTGTATCTAGCTTTGGATGCAGTTAACCCCTCAAGCTTTGTGGTGGTTGAGACCGTCACAAATTATATTCATCAAATCAGAGAACTGGCGGTCTACTCATCAGAAACCGGACGATGGACTTCCATGAAAAGTGAGTGGGGTCCCAGAACTATAGTGCCTGGTTATGCCGATTTCATCTACCTCAACGGCACTGTGCATTTCGGTACCCTTAATTCTTCAATAGTAACACTGCACATAGAAGGGAGGATTTGGAAGGAAATTGAAATGCCACACATGGCATGCTCCATAGGACAGTCTCTGGGATGCTTGCATGCTTGGCATCTTAATAATAGTCCTGATTGCCAACTCTCAGTTTGGGTTCTTGAGGATTATGATAGAGGAAACTGGACCCTAAAGCACACTGTTAATGTTTTGGGACTGTTCGGAAGGCATTGCCGCAAAGATGAGACCTACGAGATGATGGCGATTCATCCAAAATATAATTTGATTTTTCTTACTGATGAGGAGATTACAATCTCATACGACATGGATAATCAGAAAGTGCATGTTATCAGCACTTCTAAAGAACACGAGTGTTGTGTGCCTTATATTCCCTGTTTTGCAAAATGGCTTTCAGTTGGTCGCTGA